The genomic DNA AAGTCGTCGGGCACACCGTACGCAGCGCGCACCGCTGCCAGCTCCCCGCGCACCGCGTCGAGTTCGCGGCCCAGCCGATCCAGCACCCAGTCCACCTCACTGGTCTTGTATCCGCGGACGACCTGGGCGAACTTGAGCGCATCGACATCGGCACCGGTGACGCCCGAGGCCGGCAGGACAGTGGCGGTGGTGCCGCGAGGAAGCGGCGGCAACGTCTCACCGCGGCCGAAGATGACGCTGCCCAGCCCGAACAGCACCGTGGCCACCAGAACCAGCACCACTAGGTACAGCAGTATCAGTGTCACGCCCTCGATACTGCCTCACGCATGCGACACCTGGCGCAGTCGCACGTCGCCCTCCAGCGCCGAAACGGCATTCCGGCAGGCCTGTGCTCGAACTTTTCCTGCTGGAATGCCGTTTCGGCCGGAAAATCAGCGCGGGCGCAAGGTCACCATCGGCGGGCGGTCGGCCAGCGAGACCGACGACACCCGGGGGGTGAAGTCGTCACCGTCGGCGAAGAACTGCGTCAACCCGACGCCCGAATCGGCGATCCCGCAGCGCGACAACAGGGTCGCGATGACCTGTCGGCTCATCGAGGCCAGCTCGGTCAGCGGCCGGTTGCGGTGCGCCCGGACCCCCAGGTTCACCTGCGCGATGGCGTCCAGGCCAAGGCGGTCATAGGTGTCGACCAGCAGCCCGATCTCCACACCGTAGCCGGGGGCGAACGGCACCGAAGTCAGCAGTTCGCGGGTGCCCGCGTACTCACCACCCAGCGGCTGGAGCACGCAATTGAGCTCGGGGCGCAGCGAAGCCAGCAGCGGGCGCGCCACCAACTCGGTGACCCGGCCGCCACCGTTGGCGTCCTCGGCGCCACTGACCTTGAGCGGCCGCCGGTAGAAACCCTTGACCAGGTGCACGCCGTCGGCCGTGAGCAACGGCCCGAGCAACTTGGGCACGAACATCGGATCGGGGTCGATGAGGTCGGAGTCGACGAAGACGATGATGTCGCCGGTGGCGGCGGCCAGCGACCGCCACAGCACCTCTCCCTTGCCCGGTTGCGGTGCGATCTCGGGCAGCGCCACTTCACGGCTGACGACCCGGGCTCCGGCAGCGACCGCGCGGATTTCGGTGTCGTCGGTGGAGCCCGAATCGAGCACGATCAGCTCGTCGACCAGCCCGCCGAGCAGCGGGGTGATGGTCCCGACCACGGAGGCGACGGTTTCTTCCTCGTTGAGGGCAGGCAACACCACCGAGACGGTGCGGCCGGCCTTGGCGGCCTCAAGCTCGGCGATGGTCCAGCTCGGCCGGTTCCAGCTGTGGTCGGTCAGCCAGCGGTGGCCAACGACGCCTTCGACGAATGACAGATCAGGCAGAGCGGTCATGCCAGTCCCCTCACTGTTCGTGCGGGTGCCCGCACTCCCTGGATCGACGCGACCATCTCCAGCACGCGCCGTGTGGGTCCGACCTCGTGTACCCGGAACATGGCAGCTCCATCCGCGGCGGCCAGTGCCGTCGCGGCCAGGGTGCCCTCCAGGCGTTCGGTCAGATCCACACCCAGAGTCTCCCCGACAAAATCCTTGTTGCTCAGCGCCATCAGCACAGGCCATCCGGTCTTAACAAGATCTTTTACGTGACGCAACAAACTAAGACCGTGATGAGTGTTTTTACCGAAATCATGGGTCGGGTCGATCAAGATCCGGTCGCGCGGCACACCGGTTGCTACAGCTCGCTCGGCCGCGGCGGTCACCTCGGCGATGGCGTCGTCGACGACGCCGCGTTCGGTGATCCCGTAGTTCACCCGGAACGGCCGGGTACGCGGCACCGCGCCGCCGGTGTGCGAGCAGACCAGCCCGGCGCCGAACTCGGCGGCCACCTCCGGCAGACCCGGGTCGGCACCCGCCCAGGTGTCGTTGATCAAATCGGCCCCGGCCGCACAGGCTTGCTTGGCCACCGCCGCGCGCCAGGTGTCAACGCTGATCAACTGGTCGGGGTAGGTGCCGCGCAGCCATTCGATGAAGGGCACGACGCGGGCGATCTCCTCTTGCGAATCGACCGGCCCGCCTGGACCTGCTTTGACCCCGCCCACGTCAATGACGTCGGCGCCCGCCTCGATGGCGCCGCGCGCTGCTTCTTTGGCCGCGTCGTCGGTGAAGGTGGCGCCGCGATCGTAGAACGAGTCAGGCGTCCGGTTGACGATCGCCATGATCAGCGCACGGTCACCCGCGACCGGGCGCCCGCAGAACAGGCCATTGCACGTCGACAACACGCCTCCATAGTGCCTGGTGCGGCATCCGCGACAACATTCCGCGCCGTATCCGCGTCGTTTTCCACCGAGGGGTCGAAACCGCCACGCTGTCGGCAACCCCGGAGTAGAAATCGGTGCGGAGTTGTGGGCTCGCCTACTTGGGCCGCTTACCGGCCGTCACTTCGTCGGGGTATTCGGGGTAGAAGGGCACGTAACCCTCCTCGCGACCGGCCAGCACGTACAGCGGATCCTTGACGTCGGCGCCGTAGCCCTGTTTTCGCAAGTCGACCTTCTGACTCTTGAACGTCGAGGTGTGGGCCAGTTCGGAGACGACGCGGACGAACAGCGGCACGGCGTAGGCCGGCAAGTGCCGGGAGAACGCATCAGCGACCTCCTTGCCGTCGAACTCGTGGTCGGACTTGAGCTGCAATGCAGCCATGCCGGCGCGGCCACCCGCACCGGGCACCTCCACCCCGAACACCGTGCACTCGTCGACGCCCGCGTGCCCGGCGAGCGCGGCCTCGACCTCGGTGGTGGCCACGTTCTCACCCTTCCACCGGAACGTGTCACCGAGCCGGTCGGCGAATGCGGCGTGGCCCAGGCCCTGGGAGCGCATCAGGTCGCCGGTGTTGAACCAGACGTCGCCTTCCTTGAAGGCGTCGCGGACAAGCTTCTTCTCGCTGGCGGCCTTGTCGGTATAGCCGTCGAACGGCTGCAGCGCATTGATCTTGGACAACATCAGGCCAGGCTCGCCGCGCTTGACCTTGCGCAACCGGCCGTCGGCGCCGCGGGCGGGTTCGCCGCTGTCGGCGTCGTATTCGACGAAGGCGACCGGGCTCGGGCAGATGCCGGTGGACTTCGACACGTTGAAGACGTTGACGAAGGCGGTGTTGCCCTCGCTGGCCGCGTAGAACTCGCACACCCGCGGGATACCGAACCGCTCGGTGAACTCGTCCCAGATAGCCGGGCGCAATCCGTTGCCGACGATGACGCGAACCTTGTGCGCGCGGTCGGTCGGCTTGGGCGGCTGGTTGAGCAGATACCCGCAGATCTCGCCGATGTAGACGAAGGCGGTCGCGCCGTAGGAGATGACCTCGTCCCAGAAGCGGGATGCCGAGAACGACTTGCCGAGTGCCAGCGCCGCACCCGAGTTCAGCGCCGAACCGACCGAGACGGTCAGGGCGTTGTTGTGGTAGAGCGGCAGGCAGCAGTACAGGGTGTCATCGCTGTGCAGCCGCAGGCCCAGGCCGCCGAATCCGGCCAGGGCGCGCAGCCAGCGGTAGTGCGTCATGACGCTGGCCTTGGGCATGCCTGTGGTACCCGAGGTGAAGATGTAGAAAGCCTTGTCCTTGGCCAGGACGGCCGACGCGCTGGCCGGGTTGGTGGTGGGCGCGGTGGCCGCCAGCCGACGCAGCTCATCGACCGTGATCAGTCCGTTGGCCTCGGCGCCGCATTCGGTGACGTGCTCGATCAGATCGGACTCGGCCACCACGGCAGCGGCGTTGAGCAGCCCGATGCTGTGGGCCAGCACCTTGCCGCGCTGGTGGTAGTTGAGCATGCCTGCGACGGCGCCGCACTTGACCACCGCCAGCATCAGCAGGACGGCATCGGGCGAGTTGCGCAGCATCACCCCGACCACGTCGCCGTGGCCGACGCCTTTGGCGGCGAGGACGGCCGCATACCGGTTGACGGTCTCGTTGGCCTCGCGGTAGGTGATGCGCTCATCGCCGAACTTGAGGAATACCCGGTCGGCGTACTGGGCGGCCCGCTCCTGGAACACCTTGCCGATCGACGTCTTGGCCGTCGGACGGGCCATCATTCCGGTGACGACACCCCGCACGATGACCGGCGCATCCATCAGCAGACCGGGTACCTGGCTGGCGAGGTCGAGTAGGCCGACGCTGCTCCTGGTGCCCGATTTCTGGTCGGTCATGCGGTGTCCCCCTGCGCGTTGTTATGGGTCTCGAGATGGCTCTCGTGTGGCCAACACCATAGCCGCGCCTGGTAACCGCCGTTACCGCCGGTTCTAGGTAACCAGCTCGCACGCCTCGAGCGCGGCGGCGACCTCGTCGACCACGACCAACCGATCCAAGGCCGCCTCGCTCACGTAACCGGAGGCGACGAGCCCGCGCAACCACTTCAACAAGCCGTCGTAGTGGCCGAACGGGTCGAGCAGCACCACCGGCTTCTCATGCATCCCGAGATAGCCCGCCGTCCACGCCTCGAAGAACTCCTCCAGCGTGCCGATGCCACCGGGCAGCGCGATGAACGCGTCGGAGCGGTCCTCCATCTCCTTCTTGCGTTCCCGCATGGTGTCGGTGACCACGAGTTCAGCGGCGTCCACGTCGGCGAGTTCGCGGTGAACGAGCGCCTTGGGGATCACGCCGACCGTGTGGCCGTTGCTCGAGCGCGCCGCGCGGGCCACCGCACCCATGGCTGAGACGTTGCCACCGCCGGAGACCAATGTCCATCCGCGCTTGGCGATCGCCACTCCAACCTCACTGGCCAAGGCCAGCAGCTCGGGATGGGTCGGACCCGAGGCGCAATAGACACACACCGCAAACTCGCGGTCAGATTCACCGGACACGCACACAACCTAGAGGGTGCCCGTGAACCGCCGATGTCGGGTGGGCGATGTCCGTGGGGCGATGTCCGTGGGGTGATGGACTCAGCCCACCCGCGCGGGGAGACTGAACGGAACTCGGAGGACGATCCAGGTGACTGAAGACGGCAATGACTGACAACGATGATCAACCGGCACGGTTGAGCCGCGAGTTCATCCTGGACACCGCGATCGAGCTGATCGACCGCGAAGGCCTGACCAAGCTGACCATGCGACGGCTGGGCACGGCCTGCGGTGTCGAAGCCATGGCGCTGTACCGCTATGTGCACAGCCGAGGCGATCTGCTGACCGGCGTGGTCAGCCACATCGTGGACCGCCTCTACTCCGATCAGCTCGCCGCGCGCCGGCAGGAAGACGGCTGGCAGGACTTCCTGCTGCGGCTGGGTCATGGCGTGCGGCAGATCGCCCTTGATCATCCCCAGGTGTTCCCGCTGGTGGCGACCGAGGCGCCGGAGGCTCCATGGGTGCGCCCTCCGCTGCGCAGCCTGCGCTGGATGGAGACCTTCCTGGAGACGCTGATCTCCTACGGGTTCGACGATGAGGCGGCCGTCGCTGCCTACCGGACGTACACCACGTTCCTGGTGGGGCAGTTGCTGCTCGAGGTGTCGGCACGTGGGGTCAGGCTCAGCCCGGACGAGGCGGCTCTCAACGACGAGCCGCGGCCCGATACGTCGCTGGCCGACTACCCGAACCTGCGTCGGTTACAACCGAAGCTGGCCGAGGATCACAGCGCCGACGAGTTCGAGGAGGCGTTGGAGGCCCTGCTCGACCGCGTCGAAACCTGGCTGAACGGTAATTGAGCCGCGCTGTTTACAACGTAAACCAAGGCGGCTATCCTCGGCTGTACCGTGGAATCGAACCAGCACGATCACGAGCTGCACTGGATGGCTCGCACCGCACCCGAAGGCCTCATCGTTCAGGTCTTCGGACAGGTGGATGCCCACAACGAATCCACCTGGGAACGCATGCTCGGCGAGTCGGCGGCCGCCGCTTCCGATGGATCCTTGCTCATCATCGACGGCGGATCCCTGGATTTCATGGGCTGCGGGGCGCTGATCGCCCTGGCCAAGCAGGCCGTCGAGAGCCTCCAGCAAGGAGTCACCGTGCGGCTCGTCATCACCCAGTCGAGCATCCGGCGAATCATCGTTGAATGCGGTATGGACGACACGATCTCGGCGCACCCGGATGTCGATTCGGCGTTGAAAGGCGACTGCCCACCATAGGATTCGGTGGATGGCTGTCGACTGGGTGCTCGCACCGCGTGACCGCGCGCTCGACGGCTTGGAGGCGGGCCTGCACGAGCGTTGCGGCGCCGCACTACTGGGCCCCGCCGGGGTGGGCAAGACATCAGTGGCCCGGACCGCGGCCGAACACCTCGCGCCGGATTTCCGCCGCGTCCTGTGGATCACCGGTACGGAATCGGCTGCGGCAGTTCCCTTTGCGGCGGTCGCGCACCTGATCGACATCCCCTCGGCGGGCAAGACCGCCGACGTGATGAGCGCAGCACGTGAGACGCTCGGATCCGAGTTGTTGATGGTCGTCGATGACGCGCACCTGCTGGACCGGTTGTCGGCGGCGCTCGTCTACCAACTCGCCGTGAGCGGCGCGGCCAAACTCATCGTGACCGCATCCGCGGGGGCGCCCAACGACGTCGCGGCATTGTGGGGCGACCGGTTGGTGAACCGTGTCGAGATGTCACCGCCGGGCCACGATGACGCCCGGCTGGCTGATCAGGTGGACACGTTTCTCGCCGACCTGCCCGACGACGTAGCCGCGGTCTTGCGACAGCTAGCAGTGCACGATCCGCTGCCCCTTTCCGATCTGACGGCATTGACCAGCGCCGATGCCGTGCAGGCGGCACAACACGGCGGCGTGATTCGCATCGACGACGAAGCAGTGCACTGCGTGCATCCGCTGTTCCTGAGCGCCATGCGGGCCACCATCGGCGGGCCCGGTCTGCGCCGGTTGCGCAACACGGTGGTCCAGCGGTTGTCCACGGCGCCGCGGCCCGGCGTGGTGGACCGGCTGCGGGTGGCGGTGCTGGCCCTCGACAGCGATGTGTCCCTGGCCGCTGACGAACTCGTCCGCGCGGCCGGCGAGGCGCTGCGGTTGGGCGACCTGGAATTGAGCGAACGGCT from Mycobacterium sp. DL440 includes the following:
- a CDS encoding DivIVA domain-containing protein, which codes for MTLILLYLVVLVLVATVLFGLGSVIFGRGETLPPLPRGTTATVLPASGVTGADVDALKFAQVVRGYKTSEVDWVLDRLGRELDAVRGELAAVRAAYGVPDDFDDGADEEVSATAGEVRTSEEP
- a CDS encoding glucosyl-3-phosphoglycerate synthase, yielding MTALPDLSFVEGVVGHRWLTDHSWNRPSWTIAELEAAKAGRTVSVVLPALNEEETVASVVGTITPLLGGLVDELIVLDSGSTDDTEIRAVAAGARVVSREVALPEIAPQPGKGEVLWRSLAAATGDIIVFVDSDLIDPDPMFVPKLLGPLLTADGVHLVKGFYRRPLKVSGAEDANGGGRVTELVARPLLASLRPELNCVLQPLGGEYAGTRELLTSVPFAPGYGVEIGLLVDTYDRLGLDAIAQVNLGVRAHRNRPLTELASMSRQVIATLLSRCGIADSGVGLTQFFADGDDFTPRVSSVSLADRPPMVTLRPR
- the folP gene encoding dihydropteroate synthase; amino-acid sequence: MAIVNRTPDSFYDRGATFTDDAAKEAARGAIEAGADVIDVGGVKAGPGGPVDSQEEIARVVPFIEWLRGTYPDQLISVDTWRAAVAKQACAAGADLINDTWAGADPGLPEVAAEFGAGLVCSHTGGAVPRTRPFRVNYGITERGVVDDAIAEVTAAAERAVATGVPRDRILIDPTHDFGKNTHHGLSLLRHVKDLVKTGWPVLMALSNKDFVGETLGVDLTERLEGTLAATALAAADGAAMFRVHEVGPTRRVLEMVASIQGVRAPARTVRGLA
- the fadD6 gene encoding long-chain-acyl-CoA synthetase FadD6; its protein translation is MTDQKSGTRSSVGLLDLASQVPGLLMDAPVIVRGVVTGMMARPTAKTSIGKVFQERAAQYADRVFLKFGDERITYREANETVNRYAAVLAAKGVGHGDVVGVMLRNSPDAVLLMLAVVKCGAVAGMLNYHQRGKVLAHSIGLLNAAAVVAESDLIEHVTECGAEANGLITVDELRRLAATAPTTNPASASAVLAKDKAFYIFTSGTTGMPKASVMTHYRWLRALAGFGGLGLRLHSDDTLYCCLPLYHNNALTVSVGSALNSGAALALGKSFSASRFWDEVISYGATAFVYIGEICGYLLNQPPKPTDRAHKVRVIVGNGLRPAIWDEFTERFGIPRVCEFYAASEGNTAFVNVFNVSKSTGICPSPVAFVEYDADSGEPARGADGRLRKVKRGEPGLMLSKINALQPFDGYTDKAASEKKLVRDAFKEGDVWFNTGDLMRSQGLGHAAFADRLGDTFRWKGENVATTEVEAALAGHAGVDECTVFGVEVPGAGGRAGMAALQLKSDHEFDGKEVADAFSRHLPAYAVPLFVRVVSELAHTSTFKSQKVDLRKQGYGADVKDPLYVLAGREEGYVPFYPEYPDEVTAGKRPK
- a CDS encoding TIGR00730 family Rossman fold protein; amino-acid sequence: MSGESDREFAVCVYCASGPTHPELLALASEVGVAIAKRGWTLVSGGGNVSAMGAVARAARSSNGHTVGVIPKALVHRELADVDAAELVVTDTMRERKKEMEDRSDAFIALPGGIGTLEEFFEAWTAGYLGMHEKPVVLLDPFGHYDGLLKWLRGLVASGYVSEAALDRLVVVDEVAAALEACELVT
- a CDS encoding TetR/AcrR family transcriptional regulator — protein: MTDNDDQPARLSREFILDTAIELIDREGLTKLTMRRLGTACGVEAMALYRYVHSRGDLLTGVVSHIVDRLYSDQLAARRQEDGWQDFLLRLGHGVRQIALDHPQVFPLVATEAPEAPWVRPPLRSLRWMETFLETLISYGFDDEAAVAAYRTYTTFLVGQLLLEVSARGVRLSPDEAALNDEPRPDTSLADYPNLRRLQPKLAEDHSADEFEEALEALLDRVETWLNGN
- a CDS encoding STAS domain-containing protein — encoded protein: MESNQHDHELHWMARTAPEGLIVQVFGQVDAHNESTWERMLGESAAAASDGSLLIIDGGSLDFMGCGALIALAKQAVESLQQGVTVRLVITQSSIRRIIVECGMDDTISAHPDVDSALKGDCPP